A region from the Variovorax sp. V93 genome encodes:
- a CDS encoding DotA/TraY family protein: MWILLIPALLAAGQARAQGSNAGNLVQPYLDATGRNDMSTQAFTALLGQFFTNPFAALGSASTLLGSMFLVFNTFILVAGTIWATYGIGVAIVQTAHEGQLMGKRLSQVWLPIRMVTGVASLIPAFGGFSLSQAVLVFATTIGIGAANLGYEAMVQGTNNLTTVVSPSFVSPKAQGGSSLEEAAFTLFRARVCMQAQNDYVRQQQALGVDMSADTISATSPAGLTGVQYGKPDNRAFCGGIKVTANAVEGGRNSSSAVGYRVASVNYEGIARAVQTRATGNFNQYVNGIAQLADDWYRNYQTYQTTGGQRPTVPVLQLEGLATSYYTAIQPARGEADANAQALSSQAVESMKKFGWFGAGSWYATLAEVNAAVAQAAQSVNFAAIPMGVSDTGAGLANQELGEVLRALSSSTALSAQDPINAGSGASESSWQGLCRIVASAISPGGATPTGTGNCSLGQAFAMQLINMSTAGAGGATSTSGGELRMIDPIIAMKNMGDYLMVAAESLYVAYSYLTEEKPDPDAGVLDAATRAVKNPVKGVIGGTMNTLMAPLAGLASLLPMIVGGMFVIGLIMSLWIPMIPFVNWWGGLVQYLTIFFEGIAAAPIWAFVHLDANGEGMGQRTETGYLFIINMLFRPFLMLLGFVAAAALMMVMGSFLFWLYPSVMSNVQGNSITGIFSVLGFLLIFWILMHTLVTTLSNLSVVLPDQALAWAGRAIGAQLGRDSEHGMRGQFMAFGRVGQAAATVAPRPKGKGGAPGSRASREPGA; this comes from the coding sequence ATGTGGATCTTGCTGATTCCGGCCCTGCTCGCAGCGGGCCAGGCTAGAGCCCAGGGCTCCAACGCCGGCAACCTGGTGCAGCCCTACCTGGATGCGACGGGCAGGAACGACATGTCCACGCAGGCCTTCACGGCGCTGCTGGGGCAATTCTTCACGAACCCCTTCGCGGCGCTGGGTAGCGCCTCGACGCTGCTGGGTTCGATGTTCCTGGTCTTCAACACTTTCATCCTGGTGGCCGGCACGATCTGGGCGACCTACGGCATCGGCGTGGCCATCGTGCAGACGGCCCACGAGGGGCAGCTCATGGGCAAGCGCTTGTCGCAGGTTTGGCTGCCGATCCGCATGGTCACCGGCGTGGCCAGCTTGATCCCGGCGTTCGGCGGCTTCTCGCTCTCGCAGGCCGTCCTCGTCTTCGCCACCACAATCGGGATCGGCGCCGCCAACCTGGGCTACGAGGCCATGGTGCAGGGCACCAACAACCTGACCACGGTGGTTTCGCCGTCCTTCGTTTCGCCCAAGGCGCAGGGCGGCTCCTCGCTCGAGGAAGCGGCCTTCACCCTGTTCCGTGCCCGTGTGTGTATGCAGGCCCAGAACGACTACGTGCGCCAGCAGCAGGCCCTGGGCGTGGACATGTCCGCGGATACCATCAGCGCCACCTCTCCGGCGGGTCTCACGGGCGTTCAGTACGGCAAGCCGGACAACCGCGCGTTCTGCGGCGGCATCAAGGTCACGGCCAATGCCGTGGAAGGCGGGCGCAACAGCAGCTCCGCAGTTGGCTACCGCGTGGCCTCGGTCAACTACGAGGGCATCGCGCGCGCGGTGCAGACGCGCGCCACCGGAAACTTCAACCAGTACGTGAACGGCATCGCCCAGCTTGCCGACGACTGGTACCGCAACTACCAGACCTACCAGACGACGGGTGGCCAGCGGCCCACCGTGCCGGTGCTGCAGCTCGAGGGACTCGCCACCTCGTACTACACCGCCATCCAGCCCGCGAGAGGCGAGGCTGATGCGAACGCGCAGGCCCTGTCCAGCCAGGCGGTGGAGTCGATGAAAAAGTTCGGCTGGTTCGGCGCGGGCTCCTGGTATGCCACGTTGGCAGAGGTGAACGCCGCGGTTGCACAGGCTGCCCAGTCGGTGAACTTCGCGGCCATTCCGATGGGCGTCTCGGACACGGGAGCTGGGCTCGCAAACCAGGAGCTGGGCGAGGTGCTGCGCGCCCTTTCCAGCTCGACGGCGCTCTCTGCCCAGGACCCCATCAACGCGGGCTCGGGCGCCTCGGAATCGTCCTGGCAGGGCCTGTGCCGCATCGTGGCCAGCGCCATCTCGCCAGGGGGAGCAACGCCCACAGGCACGGGCAACTGCTCGCTGGGCCAAGCGTTCGCTATGCAGCTGATCAACATGTCCACCGCTGGCGCGGGCGGCGCAACGTCGACCTCCGGCGGCGAGCTGCGGATGATCGATCCGATCATCGCGATGAAGAACATGGGCGACTACCTGATGGTCGCCGCGGAATCGCTGTACGTCGCCTATTCGTACCTGACTGAGGAAAAGCCCGACCCCGACGCGGGTGTCCTCGACGCCGCCACGCGTGCCGTGAAGAACCCCGTGAAAGGTGTGATCGGCGGCACGATGAACACGCTGATGGCGCCGCTGGCAGGCCTCGCCTCCCTCCTGCCCATGATCGTGGGCGGGATGTTCGTCATCGGTCTGATCATGAGTCTGTGGATCCCGATGATCCCCTTCGTGAACTGGTGGGGCGGCTTGGTTCAGTACCTCACGATCTTCTTCGAAGGCATCGCTGCGGCGCCCATCTGGGCCTTCGTGCACCTGGACGCCAATGGCGAGGGGATGGGGCAGCGAACGGAGACAGGCTACCTGTTCATCATCAACATGCTGTTCCGGCCCTTCCTGATGTTGCTCGGCTTCGTTGCCGCCGCGGCGCTGATGATGGTGATGGGCAGCTTCCTGTTCTGGCTCTACCCCTCGGTGATGTCGAACGTGCAGGGCAACTCCATTACGGGCATCTTCTCGGTCCTCGGCTTCCTGCTGATCTTCTGGATCCTGATGCACACGCTGGTCACCACGTTGAGCAACCTGTCGGTGGTGCTGCCGGACCAGGCGCTCGCCTGGGCGGGCCGCGCGATCGGCGCGCAACTGGGGCGGGATTCGGAACACGGAATGCGTGGCCAGTTCATGGCGTTCGGGCGGGTCGGTCAAGCGGCGGCTACGGTGGCACCGCGGCCGAAGGGCAAAGGCGGCGCCCCTGGCTCGCGCGCTTCGCGCGAGCCAGGGGCGTGA